The following DNA comes from Syntrophobacterales bacterium.
TTGCGGCGCCGTTGCCGGAGCGCTGGCGGTGATCGGGCTGAGGTTCAGCCGCGCTTCGGAGGATGAGCGGGAGAACCCGCAGATGTGGTCCTACGCCCAGGAGGTTCTGGAGCGGTTCCGGCGGGAAATCGCCAAAGACTGCGGGAGCATCCTTTGCCGGGAAATCGCCGGGGTGGACTGGAAGGACCGGGAACAGGTCAGGGCTTTTTATAAGGGCGAACGGGTGCACGAATGCGGACGAATCGTGGGTGATATGGCCATACTGGTTTTTGAACTTCTGGAACGTGCGGACAAGCAGGAGCTGAGGATCGTCCGATGAAATTCTTTGCATTGAGGGAAAAAGGCCGACGATGGAAATTCTGCTGATAAATTCGTATCTCTTCTCCAGAGAAGGCAACATCTGGACCAGCATCCAGGGCGCCCTTCCCCGGGACCAGAATGTTTGCCTGGGCAAAGGAAAACGGCTACCTGAAATCAGAGGACTGGTCCAAGTATGATTTTTCCAACATGGTAATGGAGTTGCCCACGATCAGTCGGGAGAAAATAGCCGACTATTACAGAAAAGTATTCAGGATGTTTTACTGGCGGCCTTCTTATCTGCTCAAAAGGCTCCTGATGCTCCGGAGTTTTAACGACATTAAAATGGCGTTCAAGGCTTTCATTGTGATCTTTAAGCACTGATTGGGAGAAAAGGATGGAAGAACCAAGAATAAAGGTGGGGATCTGCGATCGCTATCCGGAAATAAGGGGAAGGCTGAACGGTTTTTATCGCCCGAACGGGATAGCCTTGAGCGGTGAGTTTGTCGTCCGTCCGCAGGGAAACGCCGCCGTTTTTTGCGATGAACATGGCCGGGAAATCATCAAGGCGCCCGAGCTGAGACTGTTCGCAGAAAAAAATGCCACCTTTACGATAAACGGGGTAACGATCGGCGTCGGTTTCCATTGGGAGCAGCAGGAAAAACAGACCTTCCCCGGGGATCTGACCTTTCTGGCCTCTGAAGACGGCAAGATAACGGCGATAAACGAGCTTCCCGTCGAGACCTATCTGCAAAGCGTCGTTTCGTCGGAGATGAGCGGCGACGCCCCGCCGGAATTTCTCCATGCCCACGCCATCGCGTCCCGAAGCTGGCTTGTCGCGATGCTCCAGCGCAAGGAAAAGGCTGAAAAAATTGGCGGTTGCGAAAATTACGGTGCCAATGGCGAAAAAGAGGTGATCCGCTGGTATGAACGGGAGGATCATGATTTTTTCGATGTCTGTGCGGATGATCACTGTCAGCGCTATCAGGGAACCGGCAACCGGGTAGAAGGCAACGCGGCCGCGGCGGTCCGGGCGACGCGAGGGGTATTTCTGATTTATGAAGGTCAGATCTGCGATGCCCGGTATCACAAGGCGTGCGGCGGGATGACGGAAGACTATCGGACCTGCTGGGCGCCCAGGGATGTTCCCTACCTCTCCCATGTTTGCGATTCGGCAAGGCCATTTCCCCCGCTGCGCACTAAGCAGGAGGCGGCAGACTGGATTCTGTCCACGCCTGATTCCTGGTGCAATGTGAAGGATGAAAGGCTGTTGAAAAATATCCTGCCCGCTTATGACAGAAAAACAGCCGATTTTTTCCGCTGGCGAGTCGAATACAAAAGGGAGGAACTGGAAGAGATAATCCGCCGGAAAGCGGGCCTTGATTTCGGCGTTCTGCAGAGCCTCGTTCCTCTGCAAAGGGGACCCTCCGGCAGGATCAGCTCCCTGCGCCTCGAAGGGACAAAGGCCAAAGCGGTCGTCGGCAAGGAGCTGGAAATCCGCCGCTGGCTTTCTCCCAGCCATCTCTACAGCAGCGCCTTTATCGTCGAAACAAAAAACGGGTTTTCCGGCACGCCCTCCGGCTTTATTCTCCACGGGGCAGGTTGGGGGCACGGAGTCGGCCTCTGCCAGATCGGCGCCGCGGCGATGGCCTCCCGGGGATTAACTGCCGAGGAGATACTCCGCCACTATTTCCGGGGTGCGGCATTGGTGAAGCGTTATTGAAAAAGTTAATTTCAGTTTGCTGTCAAAATCCGCTTGACAGATAAATTTTATATTCATATACCCACCCTGCAAGAAACAACTCCTCATCCAATAATTACAGAAGCGCATTAATTGAGAATGGAAGCGCAATGGGCTTTGATCTATCAGAGTTTATCGAATGCAACCGCTCGCCAATCATTGAGGAATGGGCGGACAGACTGCATGCTGAGGTGGGCGAGCAATACTCCCGGAGACCCCATAAGGAATTGGTGGGTACGGTAACCGGGGCCTTCGATGCCAATACCCATGTTCTGCTTCATAACGACTTCAGCCATATAAACCGATTCATAAATAAAATCACCCGTATGCGCCTGGAAGCCGGTTTCCTGCTTTCCGATGTGCAAAAGGCCTTTGAGCTGTACCGGACGATCATGGTTCCCCTTTTGGCAAACGCGGCCGATGTTGGAGATTTTCATAGCGCAATATCCAAAATCAACCAATGTTTGGCCTATACCATTCACCGCTTCAGCGATCTTTTTCAGAATATGCATGAAAAAGAGATTATGGAGTATGCCCAGCGGCTCGAGGGGGAGGTGAAAGACCGGACCGCGGAGCTGAAGGAATCGGAATTAAAATACAAGACGCTGGTTGAGGAAATCAATGACGGATATTTTGTCATTCAGAAGGAGGCGATTGTTTTTGCCAACAAGGCATTCTGCCAGATGCACGGATACAAACAGGAAGAGGTTATCGGGCAGAAGTTTTATCTGTTCATAGCCCCGGAGAATCAACAGAAGGTCATCGAAATCTATGCGGATAGTCTAAGCAAGAGGCGCTCTCATCCCATCTTTGAATACAAACGGCTTACCAAGGATGGTCACCGGTTTCCTACAGAAATCATGGCCAAGGTCATCCGCTATGAAAATCAGCTCTCCAATATCGGCATCTGCCGGGACATTACCAAAAGGGTGGAGATGGAGCAGCGAATTCGGGAGGCGGAAAGGATGGCCTACATCGGCCAGATCACCACTTCGCTATCTCACGAGATCAGGAATCCCCTTTCCGCTGTTAAGATGAATATTCAAATACTCAACAAAAATCCCCAGTT
Coding sequences within:
- a CDS encoding C-GCAxxG-C-C family protein produces the protein MTNEEMRDKAVELMMVKRFHCSQAVLAAGQQKLNRKDDEVIRAMGAFGGGLGGNGEVCGAVAGALAVIGLRFSRASEDERENPQMWSYAQEVLERFRREIAKDCGSILCREIAGVDWKDREQVRAFYKGERVHECGRIVGDMAILVFELLERADKQELRIVR
- a CDS encoding PAS domain S-box protein, with protein sequence MGFDLSEFIECNRSPIIEEWADRLHAEVGEQYSRRPHKELVGTVTGAFDANTHVLLHNDFSHINRFINKITRMRLEAGFLLSDVQKAFELYRTIMVPLLANAADVGDFHSAISKINQCLAYTIHRFSDLFQNMHEKEIMEYAQRLEGEVKDRTAELKESELKYKTLVEEINDGYFVIQKEAIVFANKAFCQMHGYKQEEVIGQKFYLFIAPENQQKVIEIYADSLSKRRSHPIFEYKRLTKDGHRFPTEIMAKVIRYENQLSNIGICRDITKRVEMEQRIREAERMAYIGQITTSLSHEIRNPLSAVKMNIQILNKNPQLRGNDQRRVEISIKEVLRLERILTELLDFAKPLQFEFRPCWVNQILFACEELLDVKFKEKELSPFFCLAPEISEIMADKEKLEQAFINLLLNTIEACRERGEILVTSRSGLSDGKPTVEVIVEDDGPGIPRKHMEDIFKPFFTTRSNGTGLGLANVKRIVEAHGGWIKAQNRDPSGASFHIYLPSGGGHA
- a CDS encoding SpoIID/LytB domain-containing protein, translating into MEEPRIKVGICDRYPEIRGRLNGFYRPNGIALSGEFVVRPQGNAAVFCDEHGREIIKAPELRLFAEKNATFTINGVTIGVGFHWEQQEKQTFPGDLTFLASEDGKITAINELPVETYLQSVVSSEMSGDAPPEFLHAHAIASRSWLVAMLQRKEKAEKIGGCENYGANGEKEVIRWYEREDHDFFDVCADDHCQRYQGTGNRVEGNAAAAVRATRGVFLIYEGQICDARYHKACGGMTEDYRTCWAPRDVPYLSHVCDSARPFPPLRTKQEAADWILSTPDSWCNVKDERLLKNILPAYDRKTADFFRWRVEYKREELEEIIRRKAGLDFGVLQSLVPLQRGPSGRISSLRLEGTKAKAVVGKELEIRRWLSPSHLYSSAFIVETKNGFSGTPSGFILHGAGWGHGVGLCQIGAAAMASRGLTAEEILRHYFRGAALVKRY